One part of the Segnochrobactrum spirostomi genome encodes these proteins:
- a CDS encoding anthranilate synthase, with translation MAGAGDLIYRTEGRIAVTRRAREIDHRDAIGRWVDRLDVERGAVFSSSYEFPGRYTRWDIAFVNPPLVVEAKGRSVRVAALNARGQVLLPAIRRTLAALPEIAHLEDIADGFTAVVAEAAGEFPEEERSRQPSVFSVVRALVALFRSDEDPHLGLAGAFGYDLAFQFEPIELKLARPDDQRDLVLFLPDEILIVDHYARRATVFSYDFEVDGVSTDGLPRDGAVRPFKAADRVVGRGDHEPGEYARTVAKAHDYFRRGDLFEVVPGQTFTERCAAPPSAVSRKLAAINPAPYGFFMNLGADEWLVGASPEMFVRVTGGRRVETCPISGTIARGRDAIEDEAQIRKLLNSKKDEAELTMCSDVDRNDKARVCEPGSVRVLGRRQIEMYSRLIHTVDHIEGLLRDGMDALDAFLSHAWAVTVTGAPKKWAMRFIENHEKSPRAWYGGAVGIVHFNGDLNTGLTLRTVRIKDGVAQVRAGATILFDSVPEEEERETELKASAMLTAIREAGQPPKPAAAAAAGVAASHRRVLLVDHEDSFVHTLADYLRRTGAEVTTLRTPVAPAAFDRLAPDLVVLSPGPGRPADFHCAETIAEARRRGLPIFGVCLGLQALVEAFGGRLDQLALPMHGKPSEITVSEPGRLFAGLPASFAVGRYHSLIADRAVLPAELKVTAETADGVVMAIEHVSEPIAAVQFHPESIMTLGGEVGMAIIRNAVATLRPGDARIQAAG, from the coding sequence ATGGCCGGAGCCGGGGACCTGATCTATCGCACCGAGGGGCGCATCGCCGTGACCCGGCGCGCCCGCGAGATCGATCATCGCGATGCCATCGGCCGCTGGGTCGACCGGCTCGACGTCGAGCGCGGGGCGGTGTTCTCGTCGAGCTACGAATTTCCCGGCCGCTACACCCGGTGGGACATCGCCTTCGTCAATCCGCCGCTCGTCGTCGAGGCGAAGGGGCGTTCGGTGCGCGTCGCCGCGCTCAACGCCCGCGGCCAGGTGCTGCTGCCGGCGATCCGCCGCACCCTCGCGGCGCTGCCCGAGATCGCGCACCTGGAAGACATTGCCGACGGCTTCACCGCGGTCGTGGCCGAGGCCGCGGGCGAGTTTCCCGAGGAGGAGCGCAGCCGGCAGCCGTCCGTGTTCTCGGTCGTGCGGGCGCTGGTCGCCCTGTTCCGCTCCGACGAGGATCCCCATCTCGGCCTCGCCGGTGCGTTCGGCTACGATCTCGCCTTCCAGTTCGAGCCGATCGAACTGAAGCTCGCGCGTCCCGACGACCAGCGCGACCTCGTCCTGTTCCTCCCCGACGAGATCCTGATCGTCGATCATTATGCCCGCCGGGCGACCGTGTTTTCCTATGATTTCGAGGTCGACGGCGTCTCGACCGACGGCCTGCCGCGGGACGGCGCGGTGCGGCCCTTCAAGGCGGCCGACCGTGTCGTCGGCCGCGGCGACCACGAGCCCGGCGAATATGCCCGCACCGTCGCCAAGGCCCACGATTATTTCCGCCGCGGCGACCTGTTCGAGGTGGTGCCCGGGCAGACCTTCACCGAGCGCTGCGCGGCCCCACCGTCCGCCGTCAGCCGCAAGCTCGCGGCGATCAATCCGGCGCCCTACGGCTTCTTCATGAACCTCGGCGCCGACGAATGGCTCGTCGGCGCCTCTCCCGAGATGTTCGTGCGCGTCACCGGTGGGCGCCGCGTCGAGACCTGCCCGATCTCGGGGACCATCGCTCGCGGCCGCGATGCCATCGAGGACGAGGCGCAGATCCGCAAGCTCCTCAACTCGAAGAAGGACGAGGCCGAGCTGACGATGTGCTCGGACGTCGACCGCAACGACAAGGCCCGCGTCTGCGAGCCCGGCTCGGTGCGCGTGCTCGGGCGGCGCCAGATCGAGATGTATTCGCGCCTGATCCACACGGTGGACCACATCGAGGGTCTGCTGCGCGACGGGATGGACGCGCTCGACGCCTTCCTGTCCCACGCCTGGGCGGTGACGGTGACCGGCGCCCCGAAGAAGTGGGCGATGCGCTTCATCGAGAACCACGAGAAGAGCCCGCGCGCCTGGTACGGCGGGGCGGTCGGCATCGTGCACTTCAACGGCGACCTCAACACCGGCCTGACCCTGCGCACGGTGCGCATCAAGGACGGTGTCGCCCAGGTTCGCGCCGGCGCCACCATCCTGTTCGATTCCGTGCCGGAGGAGGAGGAGCGCGAGACCGAGCTCAAGGCCTCCGCCATGCTCACCGCGATCCGCGAAGCGGGACAGCCGCCGAAGCCCGCCGCGGCGGCGGCCGCGGGCGTCGCCGCGAGCCATCGCCGGGTCCTCCTCGTCGATCACGAGGATTCCTTCGTCCACACCCTCGCCGATTATCTGCGCCGCACCGGCGCCGAGGTGACGACGCTGCGCACCCCCGTCGCGCCGGCGGCGTTCGACCGGCTTGCGCCCGATCTCGTGGTGCTGTCGCCCGGCCCCGGCCGGCCGGCGGATTTCCACTGCGCCGAGACGATCGCCGAGGCGCGGCGGCGCGGCCTGCCGATCTTCGGCGTCTGCCTCGGGCTCCAGGCGCTCGTCGAGGCCTTCGGCGGCCGGCTCGATCAGCTCGCCTTGCCGATGCACGGCAAGCCGTCGGAGATCACCGTCAGCGAGCCGGGCCGCCTGTTCGCCGGCCTGCCGGCGAGCTTCGCGGTCGGGCGCTATCACTCGCTGATCGCCGACCGGGCGGTGCTCCCGGCCGAGCTCAAGGTCACGGCGGAGACGGCGGACGGCGTGGTGATGGCGATCGAGCACGTCTCCGAGCCGATCGCCGCGGTGCAGTTCCACCCGGAATCGATCATGACGCTCGGCGGCGAAGTCGGCATGGCGATCATCCGCAACGCCGTCGCCACCCTGCGCCCCGGCGACGCCCGGATTCAGGCGGCGGGGTGA
- a CDS encoding type II toxin-antitoxin system Phd/YefM family antitoxin → MRQVSVTAARSHLHALIAAAAGGEEIVITRRGRPIVRLVRAGRFKVGIMGDSLGDIPDFREPLSEEELALWEGGSDGAGDGPIPHPAA, encoded by the coding sequence ATGCGTCAGGTCAGCGTTACGGCGGCGCGCTCGCACCTTCATGCCTTGATCGCAGCAGCGGCGGGCGGTGAGGAGATCGTCATCACCCGCCGCGGAAGGCCGATCGTTCGGCTGGTTCGCGCAGGTCGATTCAAAGTGGGGATAATGGGGGACAGCCTGGGCGATATCCCCGATTTCCGCGAGCCCCTCTCGGAAGAGGAGCTCGCGCTTTGGGAGGGTGGGTCTGACGGAGCCGGCGACGGCCCCATCCCTCACCCCGCCGCCTGA